A part of Geothrix oryzae genomic DNA contains:
- a CDS encoding nitrous oxide reductase accessory protein NosL: MRALALAAALAAGLSAASAPPPEPQGNCAVCGMFVANFPDWASAISFKDGTTAWFDGPKDLFACLLDLGRYAPRRKAADIVSIRVKDYYGLAPIDGRKAFYAMGSDVMGPMGRELVPFASEADARDFLKDHKGQRILGFQEVTPAVLKALE; this comes from the coding sequence ATGCGCGCCCTCGCTCTCGCCGCGGCCCTGGCGGCCGGCCTCTCGGCGGCCTCCGCGCCTCCCCCGGAGCCCCAGGGCAACTGCGCCGTGTGCGGCATGTTCGTGGCGAACTTCCCCGACTGGGCCTCGGCCATTTCGTTCAAGGACGGCACCACGGCCTGGTTCGACGGACCGAAGGATCTCTTCGCCTGCCTCCTGGACCTGGGCCGCTACGCCCCGCGCCGGAAAGCGGCCGACATCGTCTCGATCCGGGTGAAGGACTACTACGGTCTCGCCCCCATCGATGGCCGCAAGGCCTTCTACGCGATGGGCAGCGATGTCATGGGCCCCATGGGAAGGGAGCTCGTGCCCTTCGCTTCCGAGGCCGATGCGCGCGACTTCCTCAAGGATCACAAGGGCCAGCGGATCCTGGGATTCCAGGAGGTCACGCCCGCCGTCCTCAAGGCCCTGGAGTAG